The segment AAGCGCTCCTTGTACTCATCCGTAAGGGCGCGCAGCTCCGCGTCGGAGAGCGCCGCGAAGTCCTCCTCGATGGAGTTGACCTGGCCCGCGATGCGGTGCAGTTTGCGCAGGATCTTTCCTTCGCCTGCACGCATGATCTTCGTCAAGACGGACACTTGGGCTGGTCTCCTTGCCGGTCGGGCCTGCACGGTCGAGTGCGCGGGCGCGGCATTTTTCCAAGGGGGCAGGCCCCGCCGCAACGGCCATCGTAAAGGAGGACGCCGCCGGGCCGGGAGGTACGCCGCAGCGAACCCCGCTGTCCCCTCCTCACGTGAACGCACGACGCCGCGAGAAGGTGCCGGACGGGTGCCGGAATCACGCCGAAAACCCGTCGCCATGCTTTCGGCGAGCTTGCAGACTCACGTCATGGAGCCCGTCACCCTCACCACCGAGCGCCTCGTGCTGCGCCCTTTCGAACCCTCCGACGCGCCGGCGGTGCACGCCGCGTGCCAGGAACCCGACATTCCGCGCTGGACGAGCGTCCCCTCACCCTATGGGGTAGCGGACGCGGAGCAGTTCGTCGGCACGATCGCGCCCGAGGGCTGGCGCGACGACACCACCTACGACTTCGCCGTGGTCTCCCGGGCGGACGGCTCCCTGGTGGGCGCGATGGGCCTGGTACGCCTGGACCGGCTCCACACCCCCGAACGGCAGGCCGAGCTGGGCTACTGGACCGCCAAGGAGCACCGCGGCCGGGGCTGCACCGTCGAGGCGGGCCGCGCGGTGCTGCGCTGGGCCTTCCGCGAACTGGGGGTGGAGCGCCTGGAGTGGCACGCGGAGGCCGGCAACGAAGGCTCCCGGGCGGTGGCCCGCAGACTCGGCTTCCATATGGAGGGCACCCTGCGCGCCCATCTGGTGCGCGGTGGCACCCGCCGGGACGTCTGGATCGGCTCCCTGCTCCCGTCCGACCTGGCCGACCTGGCCGACCTGGCCGGGGAGCCCGGCCCGTCCGGCTCCCGGGGTCCGGCTGTCCGGGACACGACGCCGTATCTGCCGTACCCCGGCTGAGCACCGTCCGGGCACGGGCCGCACGAGGCCCTCCGCACCCCGCCGCGCCCCCACCGGCCGGGCCAGGCCACCGCCATCACCACCAGTCCTTGCAGGTCAGGGGCCGTTGTCAGTGCGCGCCCCTACGCTTTCCCGCATGACCGTCGTGACGCAGCGAGCTCCTCAGCCCCCGCCCGTGACCGCCCTCTCCCGCGACGACGCCCGGCGTATGGCGCTGCGGGCCCAGGGTCTGCTCGGTGCCCCGGACCGCCGGGCGGGGGTGCGCGGGGTGCTGCGGCATCTGGGCGCGGTGCAGCTCGACACGATCTCGGTGCTGGCCCGCTCCCATGAGCTGGTGCCGTACGCCCGGCTCGGCGCCGTAGGCCGCCCCGCCGTCGAGGCCGCCTACTGGGGCACGGCTCCTTCTGACGCTCCTGCGCCACGACCCCACAGCTTCGAGTACTGGTCGCACGCCGCCTGCATCCTGCCCATCGAGGAGTGGCCGCACTTCGCCTTCCGCCGCCGCGCCCGGCGGGCCAAGGGCCACCGCTGGCACATCATGGAGGACTCCGACCGCTCCTGTGCCGCGGTCCTGGACCGTCTGACGGCCGACGGCCCGCTGACCACCTCGGAGCTGGGCGGCGGGCGGAACGGCGGGGAGTGGTGGGACTGGTCCGAGACCAAGATCGCGGTGGAGTGGCTGCTCGACACCGGCCAGGTGGTCTGTACGGAACGCCGCGCCTGGAAGCGGGTCTACGACCTCGCCGAGCGCGCCGTCCCGGAGGCGCTGCTCCACGACGATCTGGACGACACCGAGTGCCTCCGCCGCCTGGTCGCCCAGGCCGGGGCCGCCATGGGCGTCGCCACCCGCGCCGACCTGGCGGACTACCACCGCCTCAAGGCCGAGCAGGTCGATGCCGTCGTCGCGGACTCCGGGCTGGTCCCGGTCGACGTCGAGGGCTGGGGCAAGCCCGCCTGGGCCGACCCCGCCGCACTGGCCGCCCCGCCCCGCGGCCGGCACCGCACGACCCTGCTCTCGCCCTTCGACTCCCTGATCTGGGACCGGCCGCGCACGGAACGGATCTTCGGATTCACCCACCGCCTGGAGGCGTACGTCCCGCGCCCCCGGCGGATACACGGCTATTTCGCGATGCCCCTGCTGGCGGGCGGCCGGCTGGTGGGCCGGGTGGATCCGGCCCGCGAGGGCACCACGCTCGTGGCCCGCCAGGTCTCGATGCAGGGCCCCAAGGCGGTCGCCCCGATGGCCCGGGCCCTCCGGGAGGCCGCGGACTGGGTCGGCTGCGACTCCGTACGCGTCGACCGCTGCGACGACGGGAAGCTGGCCGCCGCCCTGCGCGCAGAACTCACCCACATGAGTGAGTAGATACCGCCGACCGACGGTACCGGGGGCGCACACCGCCCCCGGCCGGCCGCTCACCGGATCTCGAGGATCTTCTCCCGCATCGCGTAGACCACCGCCTCCATCCGGGAGTGCAGCTGAAGCTTCTCCAGGATGTTGCGGACGTGGTTCTTCACCGTGTTCTCGGAGATGAAGAGTTCCTTGGCGATATCGCGGTTGTTCATGCCCGTGGCGACCAGCTTGAGGACCTCCAGCTCACGGTCGGTGAGCCGGGGCGCGGGCACCAGCCTGCGCTCGTCCGTACGCTGGATCATCGACTTGAACTCCGTCAGGAGCTTGGACGCCATCGACGGGCTGATCTGCGACTGCCCGTCCGCCACGGCGCGGATCGCGGTCGCCACCTCGTCGGTGGAGATCTCCTTGAGGAGGTAACCGGTGGCGCCGGCCTTGATCGCGTCGTAGAGATCGGCCTCTTCGTCACTGATCGTGAGCATGATGATCTTGGCGCTGG is part of the Streptomyces platensis genome and harbors:
- a CDS encoding winged helix-turn-helix domain-containing protein, yielding MTVVTQRAPQPPPVTALSRDDARRMALRAQGLLGAPDRRAGVRGVLRHLGAVQLDTISVLARSHELVPYARLGAVGRPAVEAAYWGTAPSDAPAPRPHSFEYWSHAACILPIEEWPHFAFRRRARRAKGHRWHIMEDSDRSCAAVLDRLTADGPLTTSELGGGRNGGEWWDWSETKIAVEWLLDTGQVVCTERRAWKRVYDLAERAVPEALLHDDLDDTECLRRLVAQAGAAMGVATRADLADYHRLKAEQVDAVVADSGLVPVDVEGWGKPAWADPAALAAPPRGRHRTTLLSPFDSLIWDRPRTERIFGFTHRLEAYVPRPRRIHGYFAMPLLAGGRLVGRVDPAREGTTLVARQVSMQGPKAVAPMARALREAADWVGCDSVRVDRCDDGKLAAALRAELTHMSE
- a CDS encoding GNAT family N-acetyltransferase; amino-acid sequence: MEPVTLTTERLVLRPFEPSDAPAVHAACQEPDIPRWTSVPSPYGVADAEQFVGTIAPEGWRDDTTYDFAVVSRADGSLVGAMGLVRLDRLHTPERQAELGYWTAKEHRGRGCTVEAGRAVLRWAFRELGVERLEWHAEAGNEGSRAVARRLGFHMEGTLRAHLVRGGTRRDVWIGSLLPSDLADLADLAGEPGPSGSRGPAVRDTTPYLPYPG
- a CDS encoding response regulator, producing the protein MGDSFGPVRDDADDDHRGAGGDDGAGRAVSVPRKEPIRVLVVDDHALFRRGLEIVLAQEEDIQVVGEAGDGAEAVDKAADLLPDIVLMDVRMPKRGGIEACTSIKEVAPSAKIIMLTISDEEADLYDAIKAGATGYLLKEISTDEVATAIRAVADGQSQISPSMASKLLTEFKSMIQRTDERRLVPAPRLTDRELEVLKLVATGMNNRDIAKELFISENTVKNHVRNILEKLQLHSRMEAVVYAMREKILEIR